In the genome of Yarrowia lipolytica chromosome 1B, complete sequence, the window CCACAGCCGCGCCCCACGTGATGCCGTACATTTTCGTGTTGAGCGAGCCCCGGATGCCAAACTCGCTcaggttgttgttgaacGCGTCTCGCACAATCATGTACGTTCCGGTGGATATACCCGaagacaccagcagcagcagaaacgTCAGGAGAGCCAAAGTGGCGACGCAGCAGGTGGTACCTCGGGAATAGAAGGTGAACCAGCCCAGCACAAACGTCAGGAAGGCGAAAATCGTGCCGACGAGGTAGCACACAAACATGGCCTTGGAGGCGCCGGCCAGAATGTCCAGATACTTCTTCACGTCCTCGGGCATGACGGCAGAGAGCTCGCTGGTCAGCGAAGGGCCCTGGGACAGACTTTCGCTTAGAATCTCCTCCGGGTTGAACCAGTACATGGCTTTGGGCTTGTCACAGAAGGTGTAGTTCATGAGGTTTTCGTTGTTGGGGTcgggcttcttggcggtGCAGTAGTTCCACAGGCCCGAGGTGTAAAAGTCGGAGATGCCGACCTCGTGGGCGATGGAGTTGACGGTGGACGACACGTCGACGCCGTTAATGTCCGGAACCACtgacgacacagacaggtTTGTCGTGTCGATTCTCAGAAAGTAGAGGTCGTTGATGGGGGCGGAATTGGATGTGGAGCCTACCATGACAAAGATGGCCAGTACCAGTGCCGCCAGCGACCCCAGCATTGGGATAGCCATGATGCAGCATGTTCTTCCTGCTCCCAttgtgtgagtgtgtgttgatgttggtgttggtgttgattgGGGTTGGTGTCACGATTTGTGGAAACGTGGTTTCGATCACAAAAAGAACTGGCGTTAATGTGCGGCTCGTGTCTCGATCACTGGTTTATGTCAAACAGAGCGGGCTCGCGTTGATTTGGGTAGGTTGTTGATGTAGCTGTTTTGTGTAGTCGGTCTGTGTCACTACTAAAGTCGGTTTGTGTCTGCTGTTtgcgtttgtgtcacttgtCTGGGCAGAAATATCCGTTTGAGTAACTGTCAGAGTCGATGATGTCTGGAGTAGTTTTATTACAGACAGCCAGCCAGCTATATAACTCTACAGTCGAAATTTTAAGCTTTTCCACCAGACCTATTTTTGGAACATCAAATTAGGAAACAAAGAAACAATGCCGTACAACGGATATAGGATGCTCTAAACAACAGATATTGATATGATGAAATGCACTAAAATAATCCCTGCCGTTTCAAAAATATACTCATACCTTTAGATTTTCAATCGCCCCACTAGATCAAAAGTTGAAGACATTTTTCCATACTTCACACCAGTTGCAGTGAGTTTTGGTGTATCTGGTCTCAAATGTGTTCGAAAAACGCCGAAAATTGGCTACTTTCAAAATGTTGAAACATTAAACGACTCTCCTGACTGTATTGTTTCTTCATATCCCCTCATAATCCCCCCCAAAAACCTCTCCCCCTTCCACAATCTCACATCTCGCTCCCCCCAAATTTCTCCCACGCGAAACCTTATCTACATGCATGACGCGCATACAATACGCACAATGCGGTAACATGCAGTAACTGGGGGCGATGCGGGTGGCAGTGTCTGGGGCTGAGACCAACGCCGCTCAGATGACCGGGAAAATACCAccgggtcacgtggtaGGGCGTCTGGAAACACGTGCTAGAGTCATTGTGCCACGTGACAATCCGTTTATCTTGCAACTGATCCGTCTTTCTTTGGGTTCTCTTTCAAACTGAACTGTGGCTTTATCTCAAATTCGTATCTCTCAAATTCCGAGTTAAAAAAGTTTCACCAAATtcgagaaggaaaaaagcCAGAGAAAAACGGGGTAAAAAGGAACCCAGCGAAAGGATATACATGACACGTGACTCTCAGATCTGTCTCTCCCTCTTGGATGGCCATAATCTCTCTTCATATCATCTACATTACCTCCAATCACCTCCAATTATGCTATGTCTTACTCACCAATCCAATATAGTCCCATTAAAATATGCTGTAATGCGCTAACGTGTTGTGTGGCGTCGTTGATGTGTATATCTCCGTGAAATATTTCTTTTGGAGACTCAGATTGTGTAAGGAACAATATGTGAGTGTTAAAACTAATGATTTACTACTTTCCGAAGTGTTCTGATTTAATCTATATTTCTGGAGTAATTTCTCGCTCCAGATATAGGGTAATACGGTTAAACACGAGTAATTGATAAACATCTATAAGTATTGATTTT includes:
- a CDS encoding uncharacterized protein (Compare to YALI0B07601g, similar to Saccharomyces cerevisiae YLR414C; ancestral locus Anc_4.286, weakly similar to uniprot|Q06991 Saccharomyces cerevisiae YLR414C SIMILARITY to hypothetical 81 kDa protein in CNB1-ORD1 intergenic region) → MGAGRTCCIMAIPMLGSLAALVLAIFVMVGSTSNSAPINDLYFLRIDTTNLSVSSVVPDINGVDVSSTVNSIAHEVGISDFYTSGLWNYCTAKKPDPNNENLMNYTFCDKPKAMYWFNPEEILSESLSQGPSLTSELSAVMPEDVKKYLDILAGASKAMFVCYLVGTIFAFLTFVLGWFTFYSRGTTCCVATLALLTFLLLLVSSGISTGTYMIVRDAFNNNLSEFGIRGSLNTKMYGITWGAAVAAAWACFGWFFAICCGNTDRVKVVTEEKQPFIGYVPDPYQPHGHQEGHRI